One window of Mauremys reevesii isolate NIE-2019 linkage group 4, ASM1616193v1, whole genome shotgun sequence genomic DNA carries:
- the RAG1 gene encoding V(D)J recombination-activating protein 1, translated as MDVLTSPSMGLHTMPEEIQHPYTKFSEWKFKLFKVRSFEKAPSGDNQEANKEKAEKVASLDKGTTVQMDAAVPVAEKPLLADTDLNHNKQALKKDADNLKMQENAAHQANLQQLCRICGVSFKTDRYKRSHPVHGPVDSETQGLLRKKEKRATSWPDLIAKIFKIDVRGDIDTIHPTRFCHNCWSIIHRKFSNAPCEVYFPRNSTMDWKSHSPNCTVCYTARRGVKRKNQPSNLQLGKRLKIIAERARKTKSVKKQVQVNNKNLMKKIANCKKIHLSTKLLAVDYPADFVKSISCQVCEHILADPVETTCSHLFCRTCILKCLKVMGSYCPSCRYPCFPTDLVSPVKSFLNILNSLTVRCPVKECDEEVLLGKYCHHLSSHKEVKRKEIYTHVNKGGRPRQHLLSLTRRAQKHRLRELKLQVKAFAEKEEGGDIKAVCLTLFLLALRARNEHRQADELEAIMQGKGSGLHPAVCLAIRVNTFLSCSQYHKMYRTVKAISGRQIFQPLHALRTAEKALLPGYHPFEWKPPLKNVSTNTEVGIIDGLSGLPHSVDDYPVDTIAKRFRYDAALVSALMDLEEDILEGMKAQDLDDYLNGPFTVVVKESCDGMGDVSEKHGSGPPVPEKAVRFSFTLMNISIAHGNENIRIFEEVKPNSELCCKPLCLMLADESDHETLTAILSPLIAERETMKSSVLLLEMGGILRTFKFIFRGTGYDEKLVREVEGLEASGSTYICTLCDATRLEASQNLVLHSITRSHAENLERYEVWRSNPYNESVDELRDRVKGVSAKPFIETVPSIDALHCDIGNAAEFYKIFQFEIGEVYKKPDISKEERKRWQSTLDKHLRKKMNLKPIMRMNGNFARKLMTKETVEAVCELIKCEERHEALRELMDLYLKMKPVWRSSCPAKECPELLCQYSFNSQRFAELLSTKFKYRYEGKITNYFHKTLAHVPEIIERDGSIGAWASEGNESGNKLFRRFRKMNARQSKCYEMEDVLKHHWLYTSKYLQKFMNAHNTLKSQGFTIDPGQSLEDSLALEGTLEITDSMEF; from the coding sequence ATGGACGTGCTGACATCACCAAGCATGGGCCTGCACACTATGCCGGAAGAAATCCAGCACCCATATACTAAATTTTCTGAATGGAAGTTCAAGCTTTTTAAAGTGAGATCATTTGAAAAGGCACCTTCTGGAGACAACCAAGAGGCAAATAAAGAGAAAGCAGAGAAGGTGGCCTCTTTGGACAAAGGCACTACAGTGCAGATGGATGCGGCAGTTCCAGTGGCAGAAAAGCCACTTCTGGCAGATACAGACTTAAATCACAATAAGCAGGCTCTCAAAAAAGATGCTGACAACCTGAAAATGCAAGAGAATGCAGCTCATCAAGCAAACCTGCAGCAGCTCTGCCGCATCTGTGGAGTTTCATTTAAAACTGATCGCTACAAGAGAAGTCATCCTGTGCATGGACCAGTGGACAGTGAAACTCAGGGACTtctgagaaagaaagagaaaagagcaACATCTTGGCCAGATCTTATTGCCAAGATTTTTAAGATTGACGTGCGAGGAGATATCGACACAATACACCCCACTCGGTTTTGTCACAACTGCTGGAGCATCATCCACAGAAAGTTCAGCAACGCCCCATGTGAAGTGTATTTCCCGAGGAACAGCACCATGGATTGGAAGTCCCACTCCCCAAACTGCACTGTTTGTTATACTGCTCGTCGTGGGGTTAAGAGAAAGAACCAGCCATCCAATTTACAGCTGGGCAAAAGGCTCAAGATCATTGCAGAACGTGCCAGAAAAACTAAAAGTGTAAAAAAACAAGTACAGGTGAACAACAAAAATCTTATGAAAAAGATTGCCAACTGCAAGAAGATACATCTTAGCACCAAACTTCTTGCAGTTGACTACCCTGCAGATTTCGTTAAGTCCATCTCTTGCCAGGTCTGTGAGCATATTCTGGCAGACCCAGTGGAAACGACATGTAGCCACTTATTCTGCAGAACCTGCATCCTTAAGTGCCTCAAAGTTATGGGCAGCTATTGTCCCTCCTGCCGATACCCTTGCTTCCCTACTGACCTGGTGAGTCCAGTGAAATCCTTCCTGAACATCCTCAATTCCCTGACTGTGCGATGCCCAGTGAAAGAATGTGATGAGGAGGTTTTGCTGGGCAAATACTGCCATCATCTGTCCAGCCACAAAGAGGTGAAAAGGAAAGAGATTTACACGCACGTAAATAAAGGCGGCCGACCGAGGCAACACTTACTCTCATTGACCAGGAGAGCGCAAAAGCATCGTCTGAGAGAACTCAAGCTTCAAGTCaaagcttttgctgagaaagaAGAAGGAGGTGATATAAAGGCTGTGTGCCTAACTTTGTTCCTGCTGGCTCTGAGAGCAAGAAATGAACACAGACAAGCAGATGAGTTGGAAGCTATAATGCAAGGGAAGGGATCAGGGCTTCACCCAGCTGTTTGCCTGGCAATCCGAGTCAACACCTTTCTCAGCTGTAGCCAGTACCATAAAATGTACAGAACTGTAAAAGCTATAAGTGGGAGGCAGATCTTCCAGCCATTGCATGCTCTCCGCACTGCTGAGAAGGCACTCTTGCCAGGTTATCATCCATTTGAGTGGAAACCCCCTTTGAAAAATGTGTCCACTAATACAGAAGTGGGAATTATAGATGGGCTGTCAGGGCTGCCACACTCAGTTGATGACTACCCAGTAGACACAATTGCCAAGAGGTTTCGATATGATGCAGCCTTGGTTTCTGCCTTAATGGACCTGGAGGAAGACATTTTGGAAGGCATGAAAGCACAAGACCTGGATGACTATTTGAATGGCCCCTTCACTGTGGTGGTGAAGGAGTCTTGTGATGGGATGGGAGATGTCAGTGAGAAGCATGGAAGTGGACCACCTGTCCCTGAGAAGGCAGTTCGATTTTCTTTCACCCTCATGAACATCAGTATAGCTCATGGTAATGAAAATATAAGGATCTTTGAAGAAGTCAAGCCCAattcagagctgtgttgcaaGCCCTTGTGCCTTATGCTGGCTGATGAATCAGACCATGAGACTCTGACAGCCATCCTGAGCCCTCTCATAGCAGAAAGAGAGACAATGAAAAGCAGCGTTTTGCTTCTTGAAATGGGAGGCATCCTCAGAACATTCAAATTCATCTTTAGGGGTACAGGTTATGATGAGAAACTTGTCCGTGAAGTGGAAGGCCTTGAAGCCTCAGGCTCTACTTACATCTGCACTCTTTGTGATGCAACTCGCCTGGAAGCATCTCAGAACTTGGTCCTCCACTCCATAACAAGAAGTCATGCTGAAAACCTGGAGCGCTATGAGGTATGGAGGTCCAACCCATATAATGAATCTGTTGATGAGTTACGTGACAGAGTGAAGGGTGTTTCTGCCAAACCTTTCATTGAGACTGTTCCTTCCATAGATGCACTGCATTGTGACATTGGCAATGCGGCTGAGTTCTACAAGATATTCCAGTTTGAGATAGGTGAGGTGTACAAGAAACCTGACATATCTAAAGAAGAGAGGAAAAGGTGGCAGTCGACTCTTGACAAGCACCTTAGGAAGAAGATGAACCTGAAGCCCATAATGAGGATGAATGGAAACTTTGCTAGAAAGCTTATGACCAAAGAGACAGTGGAAGCAGTATGTGAATTAATAAAGTGTGAGGAAAGGCATGAAGCCCTAAGAGAACTGATGGACCTTTACCTTAAGATGAAACCAGTGTGGAGGTCTTCATGCCCAGCCAAAGAGTGCCCAGAATTGCTGTGTCAGTATAGCTTCAACTCACAACGTTTTGCTGAGCTCCTGTCCACAAAGTTCAAGTACAGATATGAGGGCAAGATTACGAATTACTTTCACAAAACTCTTGCTCATGTTCCTGAAATCATTGAAAGAGATGGCTCCATTGGCGCCTGGGCAAGTGAAGGGAATGAGTCTGGGAACAAATTATTTAGGCGTTTCCGAAAAATGAATGCCAGGCAGTCAAAATGCTATGAAATGGAGGATGTCTTGAAGCACCACTGGCTGTATACCTCTAAGTACCTGCAGAAGTTCATGAATGCCCATAATACATTGAAAAGCCAGGGCTTCACAATCGATCCAGGGCAGAGTTTAGAAGACTCTCTGGCATTGGAAGGCACTTTAGAAATAACTGATTCTATGGAATTCTAA